One genomic segment of Helianthus annuus cultivar XRQ/B chromosome 14, HanXRQr2.0-SUNRISE, whole genome shotgun sequence includes these proteins:
- the LOC110904144 gene encoding uncharacterized protein At2g33490 isoform X1, which translates to MMSSLEKFGRKFTMYKTDGKEKRNHHLDELAQASKDMQDIRNCYDGLLSAAAAMTNSIFEFSESLQEVGTCLLEKTVTDADGECGRVLSTLGNIQSELRKIADIYRSYVIVTITTPSESLLSELQKVEAMKLQCDEKSITREAYQNMMSQQKEKGKLRNGKAEASAAQKLQEAHDEYNEVARLCVFRVKSLKEGQLRILLTQATRHHAAQMDFFRKGFKALEAVDPVIRIVAEKHRIDYQLSELDNGTSGVSEDTSSYEIVDDGELSFDYRHKKQGLDNVATSSYQVEENKADIPHLQVPTLGDPEMNHYKHQGETPFGMQARVSSYSAPLYPEKINSSEKQKESQTPKKYHSYVLPSPVDPKSPNSKSPTPVPYTNPFSKLQKPPTVDHENHERGFGNDNTSTSVSTSTQLPTPSHSGFDSKLAKRQAYSGPLLPSKPFSGKLASTSGPISGKIASTSGPISGKIASTSGPISGTELPHNVPSPLSSPKISELHELPRPPGGLQFSKPVVSPGGVTGAYSGPIATRLPPPPLVVPRSFSVHSTNRSPRITGGRPQEVFSPPLTPISLLNMKSVNRI; encoded by the exons ATGATGTCATCTCTGGAGAAATTTGGGCGCAAATTCACCATGTATAAGACCGATGGTAAAGAAAAGAGGAATCATCATCTGGATGAGCTTGCTCAGGCTTCTAAG gataTGCAAGATATTAGAAACTGCTATGATGGATTACTGTCTGCTGCTGCAGCTATGACAAATAGTATATTTG AGTTTTCAGAGTCACTACAGGAAGTAGGGACCTGTTTGCTGGAAAAAACCGTAACCGATGCTGATGGTGAATGTG GTAGAGTGTTATCAACTCTAGGAAATATACAATCAGAACTCCGAAAAATTGCTGATATTTAT CGTTCATACGTGATCGTGACAATTACAACTCCGTCAGAATCTTTGTTATCCGAGCTGCAAAAAGTGGAG GCGATGAAACTTCAGTGTGATGAAAAAAg TATTACTAGAGAGGCGTATCAAAACATGATGTCACAACAGAAAGAAAAGGGAAAGCTGAGAAATGGAAAGGCTGAAGCTTCAGCCGCACAAAAACTACAAGAAGCTCACGATGAGTATAACGAAGTGGCTAGACTATGTGTATTTCGGGTCAAATCACTCAAGGAGGGACAATTGCGTATTCTTTTGACACAGGCTACTCGCCATCATGCTGCACAG ATGGATTTCTTTCGCAAGGGTTTTAAGGCTCTTGAAGCAGTTGACCCCGTCATAAGAATTGTTGCTGAGAAGCACCGGATTGATTACCAACTCAGTGAACTCGATAACGGGACTTCTGGGGTTAGTGAAGACACGAGCAGCTATGAGATCGTGGATGACGGGGAGCTGAGTTTTGATTATAGACATAAAAAGCAAGGCCTTGATAATGTTGCCACATCATCATATCAAGTGGAG GAAAACAAGGCAGATATACCGCATCTTCAAGTTCCAACATTAGGAGATCCAGAG ATGAATCATTATAAGCATCAAGGAGAGACCCCTTTCGGTATGCAAGCACGGGTCAGCAGTTATTCCGCCCCATTATACCCCGAGAAGATAAATTCATCCGAAAAACAAAAGGAATCACAAACCCCGAAGAAATATCACTCTTACGTACTCCCTTCACCCGTTGATCCGAAAAGTCCAAATTCAAAATCACCTACACCAGTTCCTTACACCAATCCATTCAGCAAATTACAAAAACCACCAACCGTTGACCACGAGAATCATGAAAGAGGTTTTGGCAACGATAACACATCGACGTCTGTTTCTACCTCTACCCAGCTACCCACTCCTTCACATAGTGGATTCGATAGTAAGTTAGCTAAAAGACAAGCTTATTCTGGCCCATTACTACCATCTAAGCCGTTTTCAGGTAAGCTTGCATCAACTAGCGGGCCCATCTCGGGTAAGATTGCATCAACGAGCGGGCCCATTTCGGGTAAGATTGCATCAACTAGCGGGCCCATTTCGGGTACAGAACTTCCACATAACGTTCCTTCGCCTTTATCTTCACCTAAAATAAGTGAGCTTCATGAGCTTCCTAGGCCTCCTGGTGGTTTACAATTCTCCAAACCAGTGGTTTCTCCTGGTGGTGTGACTGGAGCTTATTCGGGCCCAATAGCAACTCGTCTTCCGCCACCACCACTAGTTGTTCCGAGAAGTTTTTCCGTTCACTCTACCAATCGTAGTCCACGAATAACAGGTGGCAGGCCTCAAGAAGTGTTTTCTCCTCCGCTCACTCCCATTTCACTTTTGAATATGAAGTCTGTAAACCGCATTTAA
- the LOC110904141 gene encoding glycerophosphodiester phosphodiesterase GDPD1, chloroplastic, with translation MATKAVHVSDVPHLDHVTENTASFAAYATRLPTEVDVSKFGDDSPKFVVIGHRGHGMNMLHSADRRMKAFKENSILSFNNAAKHSVDYIEFDVQVTKDDVAIIFHDNFILHQEHGAIIETRVTDLTLDEFFSYGPQREADKEGKTLVRKVNGKVVGWHVESDDHSCTLQEAFEKVNPKLGFNIELKFDDDVVYEEDHLVHVLQVILKVVYEHAEDRPIIFSSFQPDAALIMKKLQQKYPVYFLTNGGNELYDDVRRNSLEEAKKVAVGGGLDGIVSEVKGIFRNPSAAREIKESNLSLLTYGKLNNFPETVHVQHLMGIDGVIVDLVEEITRAVDEMNMRKGVGDVKGESGCGIELSFLLNLISQVIQH, from the exons ATGGCCACCAAGGCTGTTCATGTCTCCGACGTACCACATCTCGATCACGTGACGGAAAACACCGCATCATTCGCCGCATACGCCACACGGCTTCCTACCG AGGTGGATGTGAGTAAATTTGGTGATGATTCGCCGAAGTTTGTGGTGATTGGTCATAGAGGTCACGGGATGAATATGTTACACTCGGCGGATCGGAGAATGAAGGCTTTTAAGGAGAACTCTATTCTTTCGTTTAACAACGCTGCCAAGCATTCGGTTGATTATATCGAGTTTGACGTTCAG GTTACAAAAGATGATGTAGCAATTATTTTTCACGATAACTTCATCCTCCATCAAGAACAT GGAGCCATAATTGAAACGAGAGTAACCGATTTGACACTCGACGAATTCTTTAGCTATGGGCCTCAAAGGGAAGCCGATAAGGAGGGGAAAACATTGGTTAGAAAAGTAAATGGCAAAGTTGTTGGGTGGCATGTTGAATCGGATGATCATTCGTGTACTTTACAAGAAGCATTTGAGAAAGTAAACCCTAAACTCGGATTCAACATCGAGTTGAAGTTTGATGATGATGTGGTTTATGAAGAAGATCATCTTGTTCATGTTCTTCAAGTCATCTTAAAg GTGGTTTATGAGCATGCTGAAGATAGACCTATAATATTTTCAAGTTTTCAACCCGATGCAGCTTTGATTATGAAGAAGCTTCAACAAAAATATCCC gttTACTTTTTGACGAATGGTGGAAATGAGTTATACGATGATGTACGAAGAAATTCATTGGAGGAAGCTAAAAAGGTGGCCGTCGGGGGTGGGCTGGATGGAATAGTTTCAGAAGTAAAGGGTATTTTCAGAAATCCATCAGCCGCTAGAGAGATCAAAGAGTCAAATCTCTCGCTTCTCACATATGGCAAGTTGAA TAATTTTCCAGAAACGGTGCATGTTCAACACCTTATGGGCATAGATGGAGTGATCGTTGATTTGGTAGAGGAAATTACAAGAGCCGTTGATGAAATGAATATGAGAAAGGGTGTTGGTGATGTAAAGGGTGAAAGTGGTTGTGGCATTGAGTTGTCGTTTCTACTAAACTTGATTTCTCAAGTGATACAACATTAA
- the LOC110904142 gene encoding uncharacterized protein LOC110904142 yields MSEEHQEVAASEEGPVPVLRWDLGLFEQIVRSFRFPPEWDARYPAQGQTAADAPPGYITLFEDFFLQGNFRLPATNFFGSILSYYKFHISQLSPPGMVRVRHFEFLCQSHGIEPTVNKFRVFYQLQRTMGFFSFASRGTAKKILLNPPKSFHDWKPKFLFIREEVLPIAMPFREWTEVIPKEDLPIPKSAQWYQRLTATPNRVFGENVLVAAKMSDQWSPSSRELPVLKIGDQETQLYQAAFPAFGGSMGVRPLRDDEEGWYDQIKGNFMLPAADAFASPPDATEGAHYPKPRPLRSVTSAGKETFYLSSEESVGSSNGELSSLPKIFAGVLRDLGVDPEEKKKKPSKKKKKADVEVTSKGPGASRATTAAVKGTLRLRQRDLDDYVIISDSYEGLSYAAMGKTGAGGSKGSGSAGSRNPDADATPSHPEDEEKEEEETAPLIGRKRGRSEATTGMASAPVSVVIPVVGKKSKLRSLYQFSPEIKKKTPEKGVKFVEPSTKRPKVATEPSDSAARDAAKTAEAQQKAEEDRRKEESRIAAQKKAEELKRKEEEEKKRKEEEERKLEAERKRKAEEERKLREEADRQRKAEEARKERAADQSSVQGQSGVPKPPPAAPIVTSKGLGRYVSSGASSGGAGGYNPNVIGAKDTVGDIYYKTYTEEERGDAPHQAPWSLRQKDTFVEFGPSRDWYLNQFTPGEVNRQKAKPHEMLYRTYILAEANARSANHQIVREWRTMVRERADWEAYRERVLKRVGEFEKAKATFDEEKAKFEADRKAEEWGREGLQKKLHNVEEQLAKEKAEFKRICAQDNERAYAARQKIVGLEAKIAELTSKVEEAQVETAAKQQMEVELSEAKVQLSTKDKDLQAKDVEIAELKRRLDEQIDRCESLEIDLEAEKVKAIDAEEARAVSTAALNVAQTNYSEAQGIVDTLVSEAEWMRTRGIVLVANSILNAGELDRAVAALTDAARAVGHRGGYLECADHVERMLGQEFDTSHCSVTEQADAALASAENSYDNLSLPIMDLVVSALKKDDWCQRLKAILDPPITVESSDEEAAGDDGGGDDDGDDGEGNEDDDGEKNEDK; encoded by the exons ATGAGTGAAGAGCATCAAGAGGTTGCTGCTAGTGAGGAAGGACCGGTTCCAGTCCTTAGATGGGACTTAGGTCTGTTCGAACAGATCGTTCGAAGTTTTAGGtttccaccggagtgggatgcccggTACCCTGCTCAGGGTCAGACCGCGGCTGATGCCCCACCCGGTTACATTACTTTGTTCGAAGACTTCTTCCTTCAAGGAAACTTCCGGCTGCCGGCGACTAACTTCTTTGGTAGCATCTTGTCCTACTACAAGTTTCATATCTCACAGTTAAGCCCACCTGGGATGGTGAGGGTGAGGCACTTTGAGTTCTTGTGTCAATCCCACGGCATTGAGCCGACGGTGAATAAGTTTCGTGTCTTCTATCAACTGCAAAGAAcaatggggttcttttcttttgCTAGCCGTGGTACGGCTAAGAAGATTTTGTTGAATCCTCCcaagagtttccatgactggaaacccAAGTTCCTCTTCATCCGGGAGGAAGTCTTGCCAATAGCTATGCCGTTTAGGGAATGGACCGAGGTTATACCAAAGGAGGACCTTCCTATACCGAAGTCTGCTCAGTGGTATCAGCGGCTTACCGCAACCCCTAACCGGGTATTTGGGGAGAATGTTCTGGTTGCTGCcaagatgagtgaccagtggtcacctaGTAGCAGGGAACTCCCGGTCTTGAAGATCGGGGATCAAG AGACGCAACTCTATCAGGCTGCCTTCCCAGCCTTTGGTGGCTCCATGGGCGTTCGCCCTCTGCGCGATGATGAGGAAGGCTGGTATGACCAGATAAAGGGGAACTTCATGCTTCCTGCTGCTGACGCCTTCGCCTCGCCGCCGGATGCAACTGAAGGTGCGCACTATCCTAAACCTCGTCCattgcgctctgtgacttctgctgggaaagagactttctatctttccagcgaggagtcagtAGGGTCTTCGAATGGCGAGTTAAGTTCGTTGCCtaaaatctttgcaggtgtgttgcgcgatcTGGGGGTTGAcccagaggagaagaagaagaaaccttcgaagaagaaaaagaaggcgGATGTTGAAGTGACCAGCAAGGGTCCTGGCGCCAGTCGCGCAACTACTGCTGCTGTCAAAGGTACGCTTCGCCTCCGGCAACGTGACTTAGACGATTACGTGATAATCAGTGACTCTTATGAAGGTTTATCATATGCAGCTATGGGAAAGACTGGCGCTGGTGGGTCAAAGGgctctgggagcgcgggttctcgtaacccgGATGCTGACGCAACTCCATCTCATCCTGAGGATgaagaaaaagaggaagaagagacTGCCCCGTTGATTGGAAGAAAGAGGGGTAGAAGCGAGGCGACAACTGGTATGGCCTCTGCGCCTGTTTCagttgttattcccgttgttgGGAAGAAGAGCAAGTTGCGCTCGTTATACCAGTTTTCTCCTG agatcaagaagaagacccctgaaaagGGGGTTAAGTTTGTTGAACCCAGCACGAAAAGACCTAAGGTTGCCACTGAACCTTCCGATTCTGCTGCGCGTGATGCTGCGAAAACTGCTGAAGCGCAGCAAAAGGCAGAAGAGGATCGGAGGAAGGAAGAGAGTAGGATTGCTGCGCAGAAGAAGGCTGAAGAGTTAAAGCgcaaagaagaggaagagaaaaagaggaaggaggaggaggagagaaAGCTGGAGGCGGAGAGGAAGAGAAAAGCGGAAGAGGAGAGAAAGCTGAGGGAGGAGGCGGATAGGCAGAGGAAGGCGGAAGAGGCGAGGAAAGAAAGAGCTGCCGATCAGTCTTCTGTTCAAGGGCAGTCTGGTGTCCCAAAACCTCCCCCCGCTGCGCCGATTGTTACTTCTAAGGGGTTAGGGCGCTATGTGTCTAGTGGTGCAAGCTCTGGAGGAGCTGGGGGCTATAACCCCAATGTGATAGGTGCGAAGGATACCGTCGGGGATATATATTATAAAACTTATACTGAAGAGGAACGTGGTGATGCTCCTCATCAAGCCCCTTGGAGCTTAAGGCAGAAGGATACGTTTGTTGAATTTGGTCCTTCTCGCGATTGGTACTTGAACCAATTCACTCCTGGCGAAGTTAACCGTCAAAAGGCGAAGCCGCATGAAATGTTGTACCGCACTTACATTCTTGCCGAGGCCAACGCTCGATCTGCTAACCATCAGATAGTTCGTGAATGGCGAACAATGGTCAGAGAGCGCGCCGACTGGGAGGCTTACCGAGAACGTGTGCTAAAACGTGTTGGTGAATTTGAGAAGGCTAAGGCCACATTTGATGAGGAGAaagccaagtttgaggctgatAGGAAAGCTGAAGAGTGGGGTCGCGAGGGCCTGCAAAAGAAACTTCATAATGTGGAagagcaactggccaaggagaaggccgagttcaaGCGCATCTGCGCCCAGGACAACGAGCGCGCCTATGCGGCTCGACAAAAAATTGTTGGTCTTGAGGCTAAGATAGCGGAGCTGACATCGAAGGTGGAGGAAGCGCAGGTTGAGACAGCCGCTAAACAACAGATGGAG GTTGAGTTGTCTGAAGCTAAGGTTCAGCTGTCCACCAAGGACAAAGATCTCCAGGCCAAGGACGTTGAGATTGCGGAGCTCAAACGTCGCTTGGATGAACAAATCGACAGATGTGAGTCCCTGGAGATCGACCTTGAGGCAGAGAAGGTCAAGGCCATCGATgctgaggaggcgcgtgctgtCAGCACTGCGGCGCTTAACGTGGCTCAGACAAATTATTCTGAGGCCCAAGGCATTGTGGACACGCTTGTTTCTGAAGCAGAATGGATGCGCACTCGGGGAATAGTGCTG GTTGCCAATTCCATCTTGAACGCCGGCGAGCTAGATCGCGCTGTTGCTGCTCTTACGGATGCGGCGCGTGCAGTTGGTCATCGAGGAGGTTACCTGGAGTGTGCTGATCATGTTGAGCGAATGCTGGGACAAGAATTCGATACAAGTCATTGCTCAGTGACGGAACAAGCTGATGCTGCGCTGGCCAGTGCTGAGAACTCATATGACAACCTCTCCTTGCCCATCATGGACTTGGTTGTTAGTGCCTTAAAAAAGGATGATTGGTGTCAGCGCCTCAAGGCGATCCTTGATCCACCGATTACTGTTGAATCATCTGATGAGGAAGCAGCTGGTGATGATGGCGGAGGTGATGACGATGGCGACGATGGTGAGGGGaacgaagatgatgatggtgagaaGAACGAAGACAAATAG
- the LOC110904145 gene encoding probable inactive shikimate kinase like 1, chloroplastic — protein sequence MATIQAPAGCCDLLLLQKPFNSSSIRNCNISSSFSLTSINTTPLSLNNPRKLRTTSCSLLEDGVPGLLPLNAVKTVDNINRGCSAVQALEVDPVLAVKKKAMEVSPGLKGTSIYLVGINSTMKTRLGKLLADSLRYYFFDSDNLVVEAAGGEAAAKQFLNTDKAGFRDSEVIFHCLAV from the exons ATGGCGACAATTCAAGCACCTGCCGGTTGCTGTGATCTTCTTCTTCTCCAAAAACCCTTCAATTCTTCCTCTATACGCAACTGCAATATAAGTTCATCCTTCTCTCTAACCTCCATTAACACCACCCCTCTTTCTCTCAATAACCCTCGCAAACTCCGAACAACCTCTTGTTCACTTCTCGAAGACGGTGTACCAG GTTTACTGCCACTCAATGCTGTAAAAACAGTTGATAATATTAACCGTGGCT GTTCTGCAGTTCAAGCTCTTGAAGTTGATCCTGTGTTGGCTGTCAAG AAGAAGGCGATGGAGGTATCACCTGGGTTGAAAGGAACTTCCATATATCTTGTCG GTATAAACAGCACTATGAAAACAAGATTAGGGAAGCTTCTGGCAGATTCACTTCGGTATTACTTTTTTGACAG TGATAATTTGGTTGTGGAAGCTGCTGGTGGTGAAGCTGCAGCAAAACAATTTCTAAATACAGATAAAGCTGGATTCCGTGATTCAGAGGTGATTTTTCATTGTCTTGCAGTTTAG
- the LOC110904144 gene encoding uncharacterized protein At2g33490 isoform X2 codes for MMSSLEKFGRKFTMYKTDGKEKRNHHLDELAQASKDMQDIRNCYDGLLSAAAAMTNSIFEFSESLQEVGTCLLEKTVTDADGECGRVLSTLGNIQSELRKIADIYRSYVIVTITTPSESLLSELQKVEAMKLQCDEKREAYQNMMSQQKEKGKLRNGKAEASAAQKLQEAHDEYNEVARLCVFRVKSLKEGQLRILLTQATRHHAAQMDFFRKGFKALEAVDPVIRIVAEKHRIDYQLSELDNGTSGVSEDTSSYEIVDDGELSFDYRHKKQGLDNVATSSYQVEENKADIPHLQVPTLGDPEMNHYKHQGETPFGMQARVSSYSAPLYPEKINSSEKQKESQTPKKYHSYVLPSPVDPKSPNSKSPTPVPYTNPFSKLQKPPTVDHENHERGFGNDNTSTSVSTSTQLPTPSHSGFDSKLAKRQAYSGPLLPSKPFSGKLASTSGPISGKIASTSGPISGKIASTSGPISGTELPHNVPSPLSSPKISELHELPRPPGGLQFSKPVVSPGGVTGAYSGPIATRLPPPPLVVPRSFSVHSTNRSPRITGGRPQEVFSPPLTPISLLNMKSVNRI; via the exons ATGATGTCATCTCTGGAGAAATTTGGGCGCAAATTCACCATGTATAAGACCGATGGTAAAGAAAAGAGGAATCATCATCTGGATGAGCTTGCTCAGGCTTCTAAG gataTGCAAGATATTAGAAACTGCTATGATGGATTACTGTCTGCTGCTGCAGCTATGACAAATAGTATATTTG AGTTTTCAGAGTCACTACAGGAAGTAGGGACCTGTTTGCTGGAAAAAACCGTAACCGATGCTGATGGTGAATGTG GTAGAGTGTTATCAACTCTAGGAAATATACAATCAGAACTCCGAAAAATTGCTGATATTTAT CGTTCATACGTGATCGTGACAATTACAACTCCGTCAGAATCTTTGTTATCCGAGCTGCAAAAAGTGGAG GCGATGAAACTTCAGTGTGATGAAAAAAg AGAGGCGTATCAAAACATGATGTCACAACAGAAAGAAAAGGGAAAGCTGAGAAATGGAAAGGCTGAAGCTTCAGCCGCACAAAAACTACAAGAAGCTCACGATGAGTATAACGAAGTGGCTAGACTATGTGTATTTCGGGTCAAATCACTCAAGGAGGGACAATTGCGTATTCTTTTGACACAGGCTACTCGCCATCATGCTGCACAG ATGGATTTCTTTCGCAAGGGTTTTAAGGCTCTTGAAGCAGTTGACCCCGTCATAAGAATTGTTGCTGAGAAGCACCGGATTGATTACCAACTCAGTGAACTCGATAACGGGACTTCTGGGGTTAGTGAAGACACGAGCAGCTATGAGATCGTGGATGACGGGGAGCTGAGTTTTGATTATAGACATAAAAAGCAAGGCCTTGATAATGTTGCCACATCATCATATCAAGTGGAG GAAAACAAGGCAGATATACCGCATCTTCAAGTTCCAACATTAGGAGATCCAGAG ATGAATCATTATAAGCATCAAGGAGAGACCCCTTTCGGTATGCAAGCACGGGTCAGCAGTTATTCCGCCCCATTATACCCCGAGAAGATAAATTCATCCGAAAAACAAAAGGAATCACAAACCCCGAAGAAATATCACTCTTACGTACTCCCTTCACCCGTTGATCCGAAAAGTCCAAATTCAAAATCACCTACACCAGTTCCTTACACCAATCCATTCAGCAAATTACAAAAACCACCAACCGTTGACCACGAGAATCATGAAAGAGGTTTTGGCAACGATAACACATCGACGTCTGTTTCTACCTCTACCCAGCTACCCACTCCTTCACATAGTGGATTCGATAGTAAGTTAGCTAAAAGACAAGCTTATTCTGGCCCATTACTACCATCTAAGCCGTTTTCAGGTAAGCTTGCATCAACTAGCGGGCCCATCTCGGGTAAGATTGCATCAACGAGCGGGCCCATTTCGGGTAAGATTGCATCAACTAGCGGGCCCATTTCGGGTACAGAACTTCCACATAACGTTCCTTCGCCTTTATCTTCACCTAAAATAAGTGAGCTTCATGAGCTTCCTAGGCCTCCTGGTGGTTTACAATTCTCCAAACCAGTGGTTTCTCCTGGTGGTGTGACTGGAGCTTATTCGGGCCCAATAGCAACTCGTCTTCCGCCACCACCACTAGTTGTTCCGAGAAGTTTTTCCGTTCACTCTACCAATCGTAGTCCACGAATAACAGGTGGCAGGCCTCAAGAAGTGTTTTCTCCTCCGCTCACTCCCATTTCACTTTTGAATATGAAGTCTGTAAACCGCATTTAA